A region of Paractinoplanes abujensis DNA encodes the following proteins:
- a CDS encoding helix-turn-helix transcriptional regulator — protein MGSNEVTYNRIAMLRAERGVSRRQLADALGVHYQTVGYLERGEFSPSLHLALRISRYFEVPIEVIFSLDPFPRLGATASERNGERSA, from the coding sequence ATGGGCAGTAACGAGGTCACCTACAACAGGATTGCGATGCTTCGCGCCGAGCGCGGGGTCTCGCGGCGGCAACTGGCCGACGCTCTGGGGGTCCACTACCAAACGGTGGGCTACCTGGAGCGCGGCGAGTTCAGCCCCAGCCTCCACCTGGCCCTGCGGATCTCGCGCTACTTCGAGGTCCCGATCGAGGTCATCTTCTCGCTCGACCCGTTCCCGCGGCTGGGCGCGACCGCGAGCGAAAGGAACGGCGAGCGCTCGGCGTAG
- a CDS encoding MBL fold metallo-hydrolase, producing MTLSITHIGGPTTLIEIGGVRLLVDPTFDAPGRRYAFGWGTSSRKTAGPAVPAADLGPLDGILLTHDQHADNLDDAGRALLPSAPVVVTTPAGARRLGGVGLTPWQTTTIGDVEVTATPSRHGPAWSVPIVGPTTGFALRPPGSTSVVWISGDTVVFPGVLEVASRLTVDTAVLHLGKVQFGLTGPARFTMTGRDAYALCTRIKPRRIIPVHYEGWSHFHEGRAQIDAAFPPDTLTWLTPGTRTTFASR from the coding sequence ATGACACTTTCCATCACCCACATCGGCGGGCCCACCACGCTGATCGAGATCGGCGGGGTGCGGCTGCTCGTCGACCCCACGTTCGACGCCCCCGGCCGGCGCTACGCGTTCGGCTGGGGCACGTCGTCGCGCAAAACCGCGGGCCCCGCCGTCCCCGCCGCGGACCTGGGCCCGCTCGACGGCATCCTGCTCACCCACGACCAGCACGCCGACAACCTCGACGACGCCGGCCGGGCCCTGCTGCCCTCCGCCCCGGTCGTCGTCACCACACCGGCGGGCGCCCGCAGGCTGGGTGGCGTGGGCCTGACGCCGTGGCAGACCACCACAATCGGCGACGTCGAGGTGACCGCCACCCCGTCCCGGCACGGCCCCGCCTGGAGCGTCCCCATCGTCGGCCCCACCACCGGATTCGCCTTGCGCCCACCCGGCTCCACGTCAGTGGTCTGGATCTCGGGCGACACGGTCGTCTTCCCCGGCGTGCTCGAGGTGGCTTCCCGCCTCACCGTGGACACGGCCGTGCTGCACCTGGGCAAAGTCCAGTTCGGCCTCACCGGTCCCGCCCGCTTCACGATGACCGGCCGCGACGCCTACGCCCTGTGCACCCGCATCAAACCCCGGCGGATCATCCCCGTGCACTACGAAGGCTGGTCCCACTTCCACGAGGGCCGCGCCCAGATCGACGCGGCCTTCCCACCCGACACCCTGACCTGGCTCACCCCCGGCACCCGCACCACGTTCGCTTCAAGGTGA
- the leuC gene encoding 3-isopropylmalate dehydratase large subunit, with the protein MVGVTPRTLAEKVWDDHVVRAAEGEPDLLYIDLHLLHEVTSPQAFDGLRLAGRPVRRTDLTLATEDHNTPTGYADPAFNTRRGELFTIADTTSRTQIETLRKNCAEFGVQIRPLGDVNQGIVHVIGPQLGLTQPGMTIVCGDSHTATHGAFGALAFGIGTSEVEHVLATQTLPQAKPKTMAVTVVGDLRPGVSAKDLILALITQTGTGGGNGHIVEYRGEAIRKLSMEGRMTICNMSIEWGAKAGMIAPDETTFAYLEGRENAPKGADWDAAVAYWKTLVTDEDAEFDTEIILDAAAISPFITWGTNPGQGAPLDSVVPDPEEFVEETDRSAARRALEYMDLQPGTPFRDVPVDVVFVGSCTNGRIEDLRAAADVIRGHRVHDGVRMMIVPGSYKVREAAEAEGLDKIFTEAGAEWRFAGCSMCLGMNPDTLSPGQRAASTSNRNFEGRQGKGGRTHLVSPQVAAATAVVGKLAAPADL; encoded by the coding sequence ATGGTGGGAGTCACTCCGAGGACCCTGGCCGAAAAGGTCTGGGACGACCATGTCGTGCGTGCTGCCGAGGGTGAGCCTGATCTGCTCTACATCGACCTGCACCTGCTGCACGAGGTGACCAGCCCGCAGGCCTTCGACGGCCTGCGCCTGGCGGGCCGCCCGGTTCGACGCACCGATCTCACGCTCGCGACCGAGGATCACAACACGCCGACGGGCTACGCCGACCCGGCCTTCAACACGCGCCGCGGCGAGCTTTTCACGATCGCCGACACGACCTCGCGGACGCAGATCGAGACGCTGCGCAAGAACTGCGCCGAGTTCGGTGTGCAGATCCGCCCGCTGGGCGACGTCAACCAGGGCATCGTGCACGTGATCGGGCCGCAGCTGGGCCTGACCCAGCCCGGCATGACGATCGTGTGCGGTGACTCGCACACCGCGACCCACGGCGCGTTCGGCGCGCTGGCCTTCGGCATCGGCACCAGCGAGGTCGAGCACGTGCTGGCCACGCAGACGCTGCCGCAGGCCAAGCCGAAGACGATGGCGGTCACCGTGGTCGGCGACCTGCGTCCCGGCGTCAGCGCGAAGGATCTGATCCTGGCGCTCATCACGCAGACCGGCACCGGCGGCGGCAACGGCCACATCGTGGAGTATCGCGGCGAGGCCATCCGCAAGCTCTCCATGGAGGGCCGGATGACCATCTGCAACATGAGCATCGAGTGGGGCGCCAAGGCCGGCATGATCGCGCCCGACGAGACCACGTTCGCGTATCTGGAGGGCCGCGAGAACGCGCCCAAGGGCGCCGACTGGGACGCCGCCGTGGCGTACTGGAAGACGCTCGTGACCGACGAGGACGCGGAGTTCGACACCGAGATCATCCTGGACGCCGCGGCGATCAGCCCCTTCATCACCTGGGGCACCAACCCGGGCCAGGGTGCGCCGCTCGACAGCGTGGTGCCGGACCCCGAGGAGTTCGTCGAGGAGACCGACCGCAGCGCCGCCCGCCGCGCGCTGGAATACATGGACCTGCAGCCCGGCACCCCGTTCCGCGACGTGCCGGTGGACGTGGTCTTCGTGGGTTCCTGCACCAACGGCCGGATCGAGGACCTGCGGGCGGCGGCCGACGTGATCCGGGGCCACCGGGTGCACGACGGCGTCCGCATGATGATCGTCCCGGGCTCCTACAAGGTGCGCGAGGCGGCCGAGGCCGAGGGGCTCGACAAGATCTTCACCGAGGCGGGCGCCGAGTGGCGGTTCGCGGGCTGTTCCATGTGCCTGGGCATGAATCCGGACACGCTCAGTCCCGGCCAGCGGGCCGCCTCCACGTCCAACCGCAACTTCGAGGGCCGGCAGGGCAAGGGCGGACGCACCCACCTGGTCTCGCCTCAGGTCGCCGCCGCCACCGCAGTGGTCGGCAAGCTGGCCGCCCCCGCCGATCTGTAG
- a CDS encoding MBL fold metallo-hydrolase, which produces MTEISVRRVDYGYFVRPAAETGTGTPRVEPTLGYLVDHPQAGVILVDTGMGSDPEVDAWYNPTRVPLPRALEAAGADITDVRMVMNCHLHFDHCGGNPQLAGRPVFAQRAELDLARAPESHTLPGLVDHPGAHIEELTGEAEIAPGVLIVPTPGHTAGHQSLVVRRRDGTVIVAGQSHDNATLFTSDALGHHATVGTQPSWLPRLLALDPRAIYFAHDNAIWTP; this is translated from the coding sequence GTGACCGAGATTTCCGTACGCCGGGTCGACTACGGCTACTTCGTGCGCCCCGCCGCGGAAACCGGCACCGGCACACCCCGGGTGGAGCCCACACTGGGCTACCTGGTGGACCACCCCCAGGCCGGCGTGATCCTGGTCGACACCGGCATGGGCAGCGACCCCGAGGTGGACGCCTGGTACAACCCCACCCGGGTGCCCCTGCCCCGGGCCCTCGAAGCCGCCGGCGCCGACATCACCGACGTCCGCATGGTGATGAACTGTCATCTGCACTTCGACCACTGCGGCGGCAACCCTCAACTGGCCGGCCGCCCCGTCTTCGCCCAACGAGCCGAACTCGACCTGGCCCGAGCCCCCGAAAGCCACACCCTGCCCGGCCTGGTCGACCACCCCGGCGCCCACATCGAGGAACTCACCGGCGAAGCCGAGATCGCCCCCGGCGTCCTCATCGTCCCCACCCCGGGCCACACGGCAGGCCACCAGTCCCTCGTGGTCCGCCGTCGCGACGGCACAGTGATCGTGGCCGGCCAAAGCCACGACAACGCCACCCTCTTCACGTCGGACGCCCTCGGCCACCACGCCACCGTGGGCACCCAGCCCTCTTGGCTGCCGCGCCTCCTCGCCCTGGACCCCCGCGCCATCTATTTCGCCCACGACAACGCGATCTGGACCCCCTGA
- a CDS encoding fumarylacetoacetate hydrolase family protein yields the protein MRFARFVHAGGVSFGVVEGDASGLTIAEIGSLPFEEVRFTGQRWALADVRLLAPIFSSKVVGVGRNYADHAAEFGNEVPKEPLIFIKPSTSVIGPNDAIRLPPQSQRVEEEGELAVVIGATGARRLDRAAAEKAIFGYTIGNDVTARDLQRSDPQWTRAKGFDSFCPIGPWIVTGLDVSDLEIRAEVGRNPEALETVQLGRTKDMVFDVPTLVSYVSHVMTLLPGDIILTGTPAGVSQITPGDTVSVSIQGIGELRNPVVSLD from the coding sequence GTGCGATTCGCCCGTTTTGTTCATGCCGGAGGAGTGTCGTTCGGCGTCGTCGAGGGTGACGCGTCGGGCCTGACCATCGCCGAGATCGGCTCGCTGCCGTTCGAGGAGGTCCGGTTCACCGGTCAGCGCTGGGCCCTGGCCGACGTACGCCTGCTCGCCCCGATCTTCTCCAGCAAGGTGGTCGGCGTCGGCCGCAACTACGCCGACCACGCCGCCGAGTTCGGCAACGAGGTGCCCAAGGAGCCGCTGATCTTCATCAAGCCGTCCACCTCGGTGATCGGCCCCAACGACGCGATCCGGCTGCCCCCGCAGTCGCAGCGCGTCGAGGAGGAGGGCGAGCTCGCCGTCGTGATCGGGGCCACCGGCGCCCGCCGCCTCGACCGGGCGGCCGCCGAGAAGGCGATCTTCGGATACACCATCGGCAACGACGTCACCGCGCGCGACCTGCAGCGCAGCGACCCGCAATGGACGCGGGCCAAGGGCTTCGACTCGTTCTGCCCGATCGGCCCGTGGATCGTCACCGGCCTCGACGTGAGCGACCTGGAGATCCGCGCCGAGGTCGGGCGCAACCCCGAGGCGCTCGAGACCGTGCAGCTGGGCCGCACGAAGGACATGGTGTTCGACGTGCCGACCCTGGTGTCGTACGTGTCGCACGTCATGACGCTGCTGCCGGGCGACATCATCCTGACCGGCACCCCCGCCGGGGTCAGCCAGATCACGCCCGGCGACACGGTGTCCGTCAGCATCCAGGGCATCGGCGAACTACGAAACCCGGTCGTCTCCCTCGACTGA
- a CDS encoding IclR family transcriptional regulator — MSGVGVLDKAVVILAACVDGASLAELVDRTKLPRATAHRLAQALEIHRMLVRDTQGRWRPGPRLGELANAAPDVLLTAAEPLLSALRDATGESAQLYLRRADERICVAAAERASGLRDTVPVGSVLPMVAGSAAQILLAWEPPEAVMPLLPRCKFTGRTLAEVRRRGWAQSVAEREPGVASVSAPIRDRTGRVIASISISGPIERLGRRPGERHAMAVVRAGQRLSGL, encoded by the coding sequence ATGAGCGGTGTCGGCGTTCTCGACAAGGCGGTAGTCATCCTGGCGGCGTGTGTCGACGGCGCCAGCCTGGCCGAACTCGTCGACCGTACGAAGCTGCCCCGGGCAACCGCACATCGCCTGGCCCAGGCCTTGGAGATCCACCGGATGCTCGTGCGTGACACCCAGGGCCGGTGGCGCCCGGGCCCCCGCCTGGGCGAGCTGGCCAACGCCGCGCCGGACGTGCTGCTGACCGCGGCCGAGCCCCTCCTTTCCGCATTGCGGGACGCGACCGGGGAGAGCGCGCAGCTCTACCTGCGCCGTGCCGACGAGCGTATCTGTGTGGCCGCGGCCGAGCGGGCCAGCGGTCTGCGCGACACCGTGCCGGTCGGCTCGGTGCTGCCGATGGTCGCCGGTTCGGCCGCGCAGATCCTGCTCGCCTGGGAACCCCCCGAGGCCGTCATGCCGCTGCTGCCCCGCTGCAAGTTCACCGGCCGCACCCTGGCCGAGGTGCGCCGGCGCGGCTGGGCCCAGAGCGTGGCCGAGCGCGAGCCCGGTGTGGCCAGTGTCTCGGCGCCGATCCGCGACCGGACGGGCCGGGTGATCGCCTCCATCTCGATAAGCGGTCCGATCGAGCGACTGGGCCGCCGCCCCGGCGAACGCCACGCCATGGCCGTTGTGCGGGCCGGACAGCGACTTTCGGGTCTGTAG
- a CDS encoding alpha/beta hydrolase has protein sequence MRPIMLVHGFWVTPRSWENWIAHYEAKGHRVIAPGYPGFEVEVEALNADPSPIVAVTVPQIIAKYEEAARSLPEPPIIIGHSAGGAFTQILLDHGFGAAGVALNSAPTEGVRVVPLSQLKSTFPVLKSPANRHKAIPLTFEEWKYAFTNTFSEDEARTLYERYAIPASGGILWGGVLANFQPGHQDTWVDYHNDNRAPLLFVSGSEDHIMPPAIQESNAKHYKSNTVTERREYEGYAHLLPAQKGWEQIADDVLDWALRHAR, from the coding sequence ATGAGGCCCATCATGCTTGTCCACGGTTTCTGGGTGACGCCGCGCAGCTGGGAGAACTGGATCGCGCACTACGAGGCCAAGGGCCATCGGGTGATCGCGCCGGGCTATCCCGGTTTCGAGGTCGAAGTCGAGGCGCTCAACGCCGACCCGTCCCCGATCGTCGCCGTCACCGTTCCGCAGATCATTGCGAAATACGAAGAGGCCGCCCGTTCACTGCCGGAACCACCGATCATCATCGGGCACTCGGCCGGCGGCGCTTTCACGCAGATTCTGCTCGACCACGGGTTCGGCGCGGCCGGGGTCGCGCTCAACTCGGCGCCCACCGAAGGCGTCCGGGTCGTGCCGCTGTCCCAGCTGAAATCCACGTTCCCCGTCCTGAAAAGCCCGGCCAACCGGCACAAGGCGATCCCGCTGACCTTCGAGGAATGGAAGTACGCCTTCACCAACACGTTCTCCGAGGACGAGGCGCGAACCCTTTACGAGCGGTACGCCATTCCGGCCAGCGGCGGCATCCTGTGGGGCGGCGTGCTGGCCAACTTCCAGCCCGGTCATCAGGACACGTGGGTCGACTACCACAACGACAACCGGGCGCCGCTGTTGTTCGTGTCGGGCTCGGAGGACCACATCATGCCGCCCGCGATCCAAGAGTCCAACGCCAAGCACTACAAGTCGAACACCGTCACCGAACGCCGCGAGTACGAGGGATACGCCCATCTGCTGCCCGCACAGAAAGGCTGGGAGCAGATCGCCGACGACGTCCTCGACTGGGCGCTGCGGCACGCCCGATGA
- a CDS encoding helix-turn-helix transcriptional regulator: protein MRLFGREAECAALDALLTEARSGRSASLVLRGEPGVGKTALLRYAEGRAPDSLWVSGVEPETDFPYAALHRLVIPLVADRARLPATQLAALEVACGLADGPPPDLYLVSLAALTLLAGSRRPDGQAPPPTRLCVVDDAQWLDRESLRALAFVARRLHAEGVVLLFGLRAEGDRPDDPGLLAGVPAQEIGGLAPDAAVALLTDVVDSVVDRARAEHIARATGGNPLALTDLGHELTAGQLGGTVALPEPAPIGSRLEAHYAARIDGCPPATRTWLLLAAAGAGTAADRLTAAARLLGLTPADAAPAEADRLVTGSPPWTFRHPLVRSAVYGGATPAARRAVHRALAATITGEGEADRRAWHLAAAADGPDEATAAELEMRADRAAARGGHTARATFLTRSAELTPDPGARAVRQVRAAEAALAAGAYGQALLLLDGVAEQTLPGPARGSALMTRSLAEVNTGTPDGQRLGAARCLAAARAFGDDRERARRAVVQAIELARSAEHLSAVSEPEIAAEAARLVGPAPAGVDELILAGYAAFTTDGYSGGLPAVRRAVAAITDPALSDEALLARLVVGVNFCTLLWDDEAKDGLLRRAETAARRSGALHALDLVHYLGTMTWTLLGGLNEADRHDAAGLRLRAALGMTADQAQVWRHPELATWRAGPGIRESVGAALGVFETLCLGGLHSWTRLSLAVLDNAESQYGAARDTLLGLVELGRPHRYADALPELAEAALRAGDRRTAKLATADLAVVAEACGMPRALGVLDRSRALLAPAAEAETLYRRAIEHLTGGLSNGDRARAHLLYGEWLRRQRRRRDAREQLGTALTMFEGVRAEAFAERTRKELRALGGPVLHPVRETDETALTPQEAAVARLARDGGTNAEIAAHLFLSANTVDYHLRKVYRKLGVRSRRQLRGRLQDLTT, encoded by the coding sequence GTGCGGCTCTTCGGTCGGGAGGCGGAGTGCGCCGCGCTCGATGCGCTGCTCACCGAGGCGCGATCCGGGCGCAGCGCAAGCTTGGTGCTGCGCGGCGAGCCGGGCGTCGGCAAGACCGCCTTGCTCCGGTACGCCGAGGGCCGCGCGCCGGATTCCCTCTGGGTCAGCGGCGTCGAGCCCGAGACCGATTTCCCGTACGCGGCACTGCACCGCCTGGTGATCCCGCTGGTCGCCGACCGCGCCCGGCTGCCCGCGACCCAGCTGGCGGCGCTCGAGGTGGCCTGCGGCCTGGCCGATGGCCCACCGCCCGACCTCTATCTGGTCAGCCTGGCCGCGCTGACCCTGCTGGCCGGTTCGCGCCGCCCGGACGGACAGGCGCCGCCGCCCACGCGGTTGTGTGTCGTGGACGATGCGCAGTGGCTCGACCGGGAGTCGTTGCGAGCCCTGGCCTTCGTCGCTCGCCGGCTGCACGCCGAGGGCGTGGTGCTGCTGTTCGGCCTGCGCGCCGAGGGCGACCGCCCGGACGATCCCGGTCTGCTGGCCGGCGTGCCCGCACAAGAGATCGGTGGCCTGGCCCCGGATGCGGCCGTGGCGTTGCTCACCGACGTCGTCGACTCCGTGGTCGACCGGGCCCGGGCCGAGCACATCGCGCGGGCCACCGGCGGCAATCCGCTCGCCCTGACCGATCTGGGCCACGAACTCACCGCCGGGCAACTGGGCGGGACGGTCGCCCTGCCCGAACCGGCACCCATCGGCAGCCGGCTCGAGGCGCACTACGCGGCCCGGATCGACGGCTGTCCCCCGGCCACGCGCACCTGGCTGCTGCTGGCCGCGGCCGGTGCGGGCACCGCCGCCGACCGGCTCACCGCGGCGGCCCGGCTGCTCGGCCTCACACCCGCCGACGCCGCACCGGCCGAAGCCGACCGGCTCGTCACCGGTTCGCCGCCGTGGACGTTCCGGCATCCCCTGGTGCGCTCGGCCGTCTACGGCGGCGCCACACCGGCCGCCCGGCGAGCCGTCCACCGCGCACTGGCCGCGACGATCACCGGTGAGGGCGAGGCGGATCGCCGGGCCTGGCATCTCGCCGCGGCCGCCGACGGGCCCGACGAGGCGACGGCGGCCGAACTCGAGATGCGCGCCGACCGGGCCGCGGCCCGCGGTGGGCACACCGCCCGGGCCACCTTCCTGACCCGATCGGCCGAACTGACACCGGATCCCGGGGCGCGGGCCGTGCGGCAGGTTCGGGCGGCCGAGGCGGCGCTCGCGGCCGGCGCCTACGGTCAGGCGCTCCTGCTGCTCGACGGCGTCGCGGAGCAGACACTGCCCGGCCCGGCCCGCGGCAGCGCGCTGATGACGCGCTCGCTGGCCGAGGTCAACACCGGCACCCCGGACGGGCAACGGCTGGGCGCGGCCCGCTGCCTGGCCGCGGCGCGGGCGTTCGGCGACGACCGGGAACGGGCCCGGCGCGCCGTCGTGCAGGCGATCGAGCTGGCGCGCAGCGCCGAACACCTGTCGGCGGTGAGCGAACCGGAGATCGCGGCCGAGGCGGCCCGGCTGGTCGGCCCGGCCCCGGCCGGCGTGGACGAACTGATTCTGGCCGGTTACGCCGCTTTCACCACCGACGGCTACTCCGGCGGGCTGCCCGCCGTGCGCCGGGCGGTGGCCGCGATCACCGACCCCGCCCTGAGCGACGAGGCTCTGCTGGCCCGGCTCGTGGTCGGGGTCAACTTCTGCACGCTGCTGTGGGACGACGAAGCCAAGGACGGGCTGCTGCGCCGGGCCGAGACCGCCGCCCGCCGCAGCGGCGCCCTGCACGCGCTCGATCTGGTGCACTACCTCGGCACGATGACCTGGACGCTGCTGGGCGGGCTGAACGAGGCCGACCGGCACGACGCGGCCGGGCTGCGGCTGCGCGCGGCGCTCGGCATGACGGCCGATCAGGCGCAGGTGTGGCGGCACCCCGAACTGGCGACGTGGCGGGCCGGGCCGGGCATCAGGGAATCGGTCGGGGCTGCGCTCGGCGTCTTCGAGACGCTCTGCCTGGGCGGCCTGCACTCGTGGACCAGGCTCAGCCTCGCGGTGCTGGACAACGCCGAGAGCCAGTACGGCGCGGCTCGCGACACCCTGCTCGGCCTGGTCGAGCTGGGCCGGCCGCACCGCTACGCCGACGCGCTGCCCGAGCTGGCCGAGGCGGCGCTGCGTGCGGGCGACAGGCGTACGGCGAAACTCGCCACGGCCGACCTCGCGGTGGTCGCCGAGGCCTGCGGCATGCCCCGCGCGCTCGGCGTGCTCGACCGGTCTCGGGCCCTGCTGGCCCCCGCAGCGGAGGCGGAAACCCTGTACCGGCGGGCGATCGAACACCTCACCGGTGGCCTCAGCAACGGCGACCGGGCCCGGGCCCACCTGCTCTACGGCGAATGGCTGCGCCGGCAACGCCGCCGCCGGGACGCCCGCGAGCAACTGGGCACGGCCCTCACGATGTTCGAGGGGGTACGGGCGGAGGCGTTCGCCGAACGGACCCGCAAAGAGCTGCGCGCATTGGGCGGACCTGTGCTTCACCCCGTACGGGAAACCGATGAAACGGCCTTGACCCCGCAGGAGGCCGCCGTGGCCCGCCTGGCCCGGGACGGGGGAACCAACGCCGAGATCGCGGCTCATCTGTTCCTGAGTGCCAACACCGTCGATTACCACCTGCGCAAGGTGTATCGGAAGCTCGGGGTGCGGTCGCGACGGCAACTTCGGGGAAGGTTGCAAGATTTGACTACGTGA
- a CDS encoding ABC transporter permease encodes MIETVRVGATRGLIELRQTLTNAQDLWGYFFPSVGLLITLFFTNDAQVPGTSFSLGAATLPSSLGMLLAFGGLMSIAQYLVVEREDGTLLRAKAIPNGMTGYLVGKVVMVGGMTLFSVLIVLIPGLFLVDGIQIDLAGVLTLVWLLPLAVVATMPIGAAIGSMLENPRTLGLIMLPIFGLVAISGIFYPITGMPGWLQGIAQLFPIYWLGLGMRSVFLPDALAAVELGDSWRHLETFGVLAVWAVLGLLVAPVLMRRMARRESGSAVAARRERALATVGR; translated from the coding sequence ATGATCGAGACGGTGCGGGTCGGCGCCACCCGCGGGCTCATCGAGCTGCGCCAGACATTGACCAACGCACAGGACCTGTGGGGTTACTTCTTCCCCTCGGTGGGCCTGCTCATCACGCTCTTCTTCACCAACGACGCGCAGGTGCCGGGCACCAGTTTCTCGCTCGGCGCGGCCACGCTGCCCAGCTCGCTCGGCATGCTGCTGGCGTTCGGCGGCCTGATGTCCATCGCGCAGTATCTGGTCGTCGAGCGTGAGGACGGCACGCTGTTGCGGGCCAAGGCCATCCCCAACGGCATGACCGGCTATCTGGTCGGCAAGGTCGTCATGGTCGGCGGCATGACGCTCTTCTCGGTCCTGATCGTGCTGATACCGGGTCTGTTCCTGGTCGACGGCATCCAGATCGACCTCGCCGGCGTGCTGACCCTGGTCTGGCTGTTGCCGCTGGCCGTCGTGGCCACCATGCCGATCGGCGCGGCGATCGGCTCGATGCTGGAGAACCCGCGCACCCTCGGCCTGATCATGCTGCCGATCTTCGGGCTCGTCGCGATCTCGGGCATCTTCTATCCGATCACCGGCATGCCGGGCTGGCTCCAGGGGATCGCGCAGCTCTTCCCGATCTACTGGCTAGGGTTGGGCATGCGGTCGGTGTTTCTGCCCGACGCCCTCGCCGCGGTCGAGCTGGGCGACTCGTGGCGTCATCTCGAGACGTTCGGGGTCCTGGCCGTCTGGGCGGTGCTGGGCCTGCTGGTGGCGCCGGTGCTGATGCGGCGGATGGCGCGGCGCGAGTCGGGCTCGGCGGTGGCCGCGCGACGGGAGCGGGCGCTGGCCACGGTGGGTCGCTAG
- a CDS encoding TetR/AcrR family transcriptional regulator, with protein sequence MEEFSPRILPLLWRRHVPARKPVGRPPRLTVDVVVATAIRVADAEGLEAASMARVATELSVATMSLYTYAPSRPELVDLMVDDVLWARDLTTGGSFRERVGYYAGRTFAMYRAHPWLAEVSRARPPIGPGMLAEIEFMLAAVATLGLPVRRLSPAATAITSWITAAARQEAESVLLRRTTGLSTDEWWLQRGEMWESWFDVERHPTMTSIWNAGAFDRGGDEQAQDAYEFGLDLLLRGIEGSVEGDDRVS encoded by the coding sequence ATGGAGGAGTTCAGCCCGCGGATCCTTCCGCTGCTCTGGCGGCGGCACGTGCCCGCCCGCAAACCGGTCGGCCGCCCGCCCCGGCTCACCGTCGACGTGGTGGTCGCCACCGCGATCCGCGTCGCCGACGCCGAGGGACTGGAGGCGGCGTCGATGGCCCGGGTGGCCACCGAGCTGTCGGTGGCCACGATGAGCCTCTACACGTACGCGCCCTCGCGGCCCGAGCTCGTCGATCTGATGGTCGACGACGTGCTGTGGGCGCGCGACCTGACCACCGGGGGCAGCTTCCGGGAGCGCGTGGGTTACTACGCCGGGCGCACCTTCGCGATGTATCGCGCGCATCCCTGGCTGGCCGAGGTCTCGCGGGCGCGGCCGCCGATCGGGCCGGGCATGCTCGCCGAGATCGAGTTCATGCTGGCCGCCGTGGCCACGCTGGGCCTGCCGGTGCGGCGCCTCAGCCCGGCCGCCACCGCGATCACGTCCTGGATCACCGCCGCGGCCCGGCAGGAGGCGGAGAGCGTGTTGTTACGCCGTACGACCGGTCTCAGCACCGACGAGTGGTGGCTGCAGCGCGGCGAGATGTGGGAGAGCTGGTTCGACGTCGAGCGGCACCCCACGATGACGTCGATCTGGAACGCCGGCGCCTTCGACCGGGGCGGCGACGAGCAGGCCCAGGACGCCTACGAGTTCGGCCTGGACCTGCTGCTGCGCGGGATCGAAGGGTCAGTCGAGGGAGACGACCGGGTTTCGTAG
- a CDS encoding NmrA family NAD(P)-binding protein, whose product MKILVTGATANVGRMVVDELLARGADDVRALTVDPERAALPPGVEVVRGFLGRPATVPLNGVDVLYLAPHIPTVHEVSRLAAAAGVRRIVDLAGAKGDHWQEIEDGVEASGVPCTHLEPGEFMANATLWAPQIQAGDDIRDGYADSANAAIAQEDIAAVAAHVILTEGHEGQSYELTGPQTLTRREKVEAIGRALGRDLRYIELPHDEAVEQLRPVMGEYAEWYLEGAAQLVQRPQAATATVAQLLGRPAKTYEQWARDHADLFR is encoded by the coding sequence ATGAAGATCCTGGTCACCGGGGCCACCGCCAACGTGGGGCGCATGGTCGTCGACGAACTGCTGGCCCGCGGCGCCGACGACGTACGGGCCCTGACAGTCGACCCCGAACGGGCCGCGCTGCCGCCGGGGGTCGAAGTCGTGCGCGGCTTCCTGGGGCGGCCCGCGACAGTGCCGCTGAACGGTGTCGACGTGCTGTACCTCGCCCCGCACATCCCCACCGTGCACGAGGTGAGCCGGCTGGCCGCCGCGGCCGGCGTGCGGCGCATCGTCGACCTGGCCGGCGCCAAAGGCGACCACTGGCAAGAAATCGAAGACGGCGTCGAAGCCTCCGGCGTCCCCTGCACCCACCTCGAACCCGGCGAATTCATGGCCAACGCCACCCTGTGGGCCCCCCAGATCCAAGCCGGCGACGACATACGCGACGGCTACGCCGACTCCGCCAACGCGGCCATCGCCCAAGAAGACATCGCCGCCGTGGCCGCCCACGTCATCCTCACCGAGGGCCACGAAGGCCAGTCGTACGAACTCACCGGCCCCCAGACCCTGACCCGGCGCGAAAAAGTCGAAGCCATCGGCCGGGCCCTCGGTCGTGACCTCCGCTACATCGAACTACCCCACGACGAAGCGGTCGAGCAGCTACGCCCGGTCATGGGTGAATACGCCGAGTGGTACCTCGAAGGCGCCGCCCAGCTCGTCCAACGCCCCCAAGCGGCCACGGCGACAGTCGCCCAACTGCTGGGCCGACCAGCCAAAACGTACGAACAGTGGGCCCGCGACCACGCCGACCTGTTCCGATGA